In Listeria monocytogenes, the following proteins share a genomic window:
- a CDS encoding PocR ligand-binding domain-containing protein: protein MLLQSKSNEMLIEKVMDEFSAATSLASVVVDIHGTEVSRLCNFTPFCQLIRSNPKYRSLCQKCDMFGGLEASKTGKPLIYRCHAGLTDFSVPIVVENQLSGFLLSGQVICEESSEVGNIQAEETDWKNDKELISAFRSVPVFSSKKINSSAEMLTIISQYYLKSEMEKSREEQKQKIVFHHTKIAHHEENKEIRKALKYIEKNLNRPITLDEVASHVYLSSYYFSKLFKKEMNVNFINYVNQKKMSLAKEMLKNPRLSIDNIARNLGFTQTSYFCKVFRKEFEVTPKGYRETLK from the coding sequence ATGTTACTACAGTCCAAAAGCAACGAAATGCTCATTGAAAAAGTAATGGATGAGTTCTCAGCCGCAACCAGTTTAGCCTCCGTTGTTGTAGATATACACGGTACCGAAGTTTCTAGATTATGTAACTTTACTCCTTTTTGCCAACTTATTCGCTCCAATCCCAAATATCGCTCCCTTTGCCAAAAATGTGATATGTTTGGTGGACTGGAAGCCTCCAAAACCGGAAAGCCCTTAATTTATCGATGTCATGCTGGACTAACTGATTTTTCAGTTCCAATTGTCGTCGAAAACCAACTTAGCGGATTTTTACTTAGTGGCCAGGTTATTTGTGAAGAAAGTAGCGAAGTTGGTAATATTCAAGCAGAAGAAACCGATTGGAAAAATGATAAAGAGCTCATCTCCGCATTTCGCTCTGTCCCTGTTTTCAGCTCCAAGAAAATTAACTCTTCTGCCGAAATGCTCACGATTATCTCCCAGTATTACTTGAAATCCGAAATGGAAAAAAGTCGGGAAGAACAAAAGCAAAAAATTGTTTTTCATCATACAAAAATAGCGCATCATGAAGAAAATAAAGAAATTCGGAAAGCACTTAAGTATATCGAGAAAAATCTCAACCGACCGATTACACTCGATGAAGTGGCAAGTCATGTGTATCTTAGCTCTTATTATTTTAGTAAGTTATTCAAAAAAGAAATGAATGTGAATTTCATCAATTATGTGAACCAAAAGAAAATGTCACTTGCCAAAGAAATGTTGAAAAATCCACGTTTGTCCATTGATAATATCGCTCGTAACCTAGGCTTCACACAAACAAGCTA
- the pduA gene encoding propanediol utilization microcompartment protein PduA translates to MQEALGLVETKGLVGAIEAADAMVKSANVTLTGYEKIGSGLVTVMVRGDVGAVKAATEAGAAAARNVGTVMSTHVIPRPHTDVEEILPVRVKSDE, encoded by the coding sequence ATGCAAGAAGCACTAGGCTTAGTTGAAACTAAAGGGCTAGTCGGCGCCATTGAAGCCGCTGACGCCATGGTTAAATCAGCTAACGTAACATTAACAGGGTACGAAAAAATCGGGTCTGGACTGGTTACTGTCATGGTTCGTGGCGATGTTGGTGCAGTGAAAGCAGCGACAGAAGCAGGAGCAGCGGCAGCAAGAAATGTAGGTACCGTGATGAGTACACATGTTATTCCTCGTCCGCATACTGATGTGGAAGAAATTTTACCAGTGAGGGTGAAGTCAGATGAGTGA
- the pduB gene encoding propanediol utilization microcompartment protein PduB encodes MSEQNKLIDEILKQVMETVNDAPEKIVEDGGSRQMSEKAVQLTEFVGTAIGDTIGLVIANVDGQLLEAMKLEKSYRSIGILGARTGAGPHIMAADEAVKATNTEVVKIELPRDTKGGAGHGSLIIFGGDDVSDVKRAVEVALNELDKTFGDVYGNEAGHIELQYTARASHALNTAFGAPVGKAFGLMVGAPAGIGVVMADTAVKSANVDVVAYSSPADGTSFSNEVILCISGDSGAVRQAVISAREIGKKLLGALGDEPKNDRPSYI; translated from the coding sequence ATGAGTGAGCAAAATAAACTAATTGACGAAATTCTAAAACAGGTAATGGAAACGGTTAATGATGCCCCGGAAAAAATAGTAGAGGATGGAGGATCACGTCAAATGAGTGAAAAAGCAGTTCAATTAACAGAATTTGTAGGAACAGCAATAGGAGATACAATCGGCCTAGTGATTGCGAATGTAGACGGACAACTTTTAGAAGCAATGAAGCTTGAGAAGTCTTACCGTTCTATAGGTATTTTAGGAGCCCGTACTGGTGCAGGCCCACATATTATGGCAGCAGATGAAGCTGTAAAAGCTACAAATACAGAAGTAGTAAAAATCGAATTACCACGTGATACAAAAGGCGGTGCGGGTCACGGTTCTTTAATTATCTTTGGTGGTGACGATGTTTCTGATGTCAAACGTGCAGTAGAAGTTGCACTGAATGAATTAGATAAAACTTTCGGAGATGTTTACGGCAACGAAGCTGGACACATCGAACTTCAATATACAGCGCGAGCAAGTCATGCACTTAATACAGCATTCGGCGCACCTGTAGGAAAAGCATTCGGACTTATGGTTGGTGCACCGGCTGGGATTGGCGTTGTCATGGCAGATACTGCAGTGAAATCCGCTAACGTAGATGTCGTTGCATATTCCTCGCCAGCAGATGGGACAAGTTTCTCCAATGAAGTGATTCTTTGTATTTCTGGAGATTCTGGTGCAGTCCGTCAAGCTGTTATTTCAGCACGTGAAATTGGTAAAAAATTACTTGGAGCTTTAGGGGATG